One Triplophysa dalaica isolate WHDGS20190420 chromosome 1, ASM1584641v1, whole genome shotgun sequence DNA segment encodes these proteins:
- the insig1 gene encoding insulin-induced gene 1 protein: protein MPRLEEHCWTCSCSTRVKSKDLSSATWIVGKTGEMMSIIPSVLSHVYGSLHSLQSANLIRRGLVLFIVGVVLALVLNLLQIQRNVTLFPEEVLDTLFSSAWWIPLCCGTAAAVVGLLHPCLDSHLGEPHKFNREWASVMRCIAVFVGINHASAKLDFANNVQLSLTLAALSLGLWWTFDRSRSGFGIGLTTAVLATLVAQLLVYNGIYQYTSPDFLYVRSWLPCIFFSGGVTVGNIGRQLAMVSTEKPHND from the exons ATGCCAAGACTAGAGGAACATTGCTGGACGTGCTCCTGTTCAACCCGTGTGAAATCGAAGGACCTCTCGAGCGCCACTTGGATTGTTGGTAAAACGGGTGAAATGATGTCCATCATACCCTCAGTGTTGAGCCACGTTTACGGCTCTCTGCACAGCCTCCAGTCTGCTAATCTAATTCGACGGGGACTTGTACTGTTTATCGTTGGAGTTGTTCTCGCTTTGGTGTTAAACTTACTCCAGATCCAGAGAAACGTGACATTGTTCCCAGAGGAAGTCCTGGACACTTTGTTTTCGTCCGCATGGTGGATCCCCCTCTGCTGTGGCACTGCCGCTG CTGTGGTTGGACTCTTGCATCCCTGCTTGGACAGCCATCTTGGAGAGCCACACAAGTTTAATCGGGAGTGGGCCAGCGTGATGCGCTGCATTGCCGTCTTTGTAGGCATTAATCATGCCAGTGCT AAACTGGACTTTGCCAATAATGTGCAACTCTCACTTACTTTGGCTGCTCTGTCTCTGGGCCTGTGGTGGACATTTGACCGTTCTAGAAGTGGCTTTGGCATAGGATTGACCACTGCTGTGTTAGCAACTCTCGTTGCTCAGCTGCTTGTCTACAATGGCATCTACCA GTACACATCTCCAGATTTCTTATATGTACGTTCCTGGTTGCCTTGTATATTCTTCTCTGGTGGAGTGACAGTAGGAAATATTGGGCGACAGCTAGCTATG GTCTCTACTGAGAAGCCTCACAATGATTAA
- the en2a gene encoding homeobox protein engrailed-2a: MDESEQSARDAEQRGAADEPNSAIRPLLQAPGNQQLPHRITNFFIDNILRPDFGRKKEASITRDESNRGTRENQSLTGPSTGQVESTVPTEGTSTTHTNSGGKKQEIASEEPLKPRGENVDQCLSSETDSSQPNSNGATQPLWPAWVYCTRYSDRPSSGPRSRKPKKKTASKEDKRPRTAFTAEQLQRLKAEFQTNRYLTEQRRQSLAQELGLNESQIKIWFQNKRAKIKKATGSKNSLALHLMAQGLYNHSTTSKDDKSDSD, encoded by the exons ATGGATGAGAGTGAGCAGAGCGCAAGAGACGCGGAACAGCGAGGAGCGGCGGACGAGCCCAACAGTGCCATACGACCCCTTTTGCAAGCTCCGGGGAACCAGCAGCTGCCCCACAGAATCACTAACTTCTTCATTGACAACATCTTGCGGCCGGACTTTGGTCGTAAGAAAGAAGCGAGCATCACGCGCGATGAGAGCAATCGCGGCACTAGAGAGAATCAGAGCCTTACGGGTCCTAGCACGGGACAGGTGGAAAGTACGGTACCAACAGAGGGAACTTCCACAACACATACGAACAGCGGAGGAAAGAAGCAAGAGATAGCAAGCGAAGAGCCCTTGAAGCCCCGCGGGGAGAATGTGGATCAGTGCCTGAGTTCAGAAACGGATAGTTCCCAGCCCAATTCAAACGGAGCTACTCAGCCGCTTTGGCCCGCTTGGGTTTACTGCACACGCTACTCGGACAGGCCGTCGTCAG GTCCCAGGTCTCGTAAACCAAAGAAGAAAACCGCAAGTAAAGAGGACAAACGACCACGCACGGCCTTCACGGCGGAGCAGCTTCAGAGACTCAAGGCCGAGTTCCAGACCAACCGCTACCTGACCGAGCAGAGACGACAGAGTCTGGCACAGGAACTCGGCCTCAATGAATCTCAAATCAAAATCTGGTTCCAGAACAAACgggccaaaataaaaaaagccaCCGGCTCCAAGAACAGTCTAGCACTACACCTGATGGCGCAGGGACTGTACAACCACAGCACCACGTCAAAGGACGACAAATCAGACAGTGACTGA